A stretch of Aspergillus nidulans FGSC A4 chromosome VI DNA encodes these proteins:
- a CDS encoding uncharacterized protein (transcript_id=CADANIAT00009787) — MQPFADEYSAALQQILRDGKLDDNIIYTSPVSGIRTFEDEVSCAEHWVQNMLQPVLFLDSLTNLCLSSDLDQQVDAILEVGPHSALAGPIRQTMGLPAFEGKRISYLSCLSRGKNAVETMQSLAATLHRQGTRVDLSAVNFPINRDGLRVLYDLPSYPWNHEHGYWAEPRLNKEHRLRKQKHHDLLGSPLIGGNALSPTWRHIIRVSDTPWLRAHKVQNNIIYPGAGYICMAIEAVSQLSRGQGHTISSLSLKDVEILKALIVPDTGAGVEVHLTLHEGSEKALTGQPWQEFHVYSCDDTGKWSEHCKGFIARNQGNDAYKKNANSDDEVYLRRLNPQELYRTLQAKGIYHGDVFQNLVSIQSNRGRSLCTLRVADTASSMPHGVEQPHVLHPTTLDSIFQAVYCSLPTSALRSNAAMVPRAFKRMDLRTVMSSTPGHVFQSQCMLHRASPQGMESSVVVSDTTSEDPVLTVDGLYYQSLGAAPQADGEKNDIQHNYTLQWAPDISFPIPSTVKAALQFAANLDEIDIIHDIREACFYFIRRALATLTEDRVLKLNWHQQRLRAWMKVQIKLAQLNELGPASSEWFIQPLAHQQNLINRVRVASVDGEMVCRIGENLPLILSNEVAPLQLMLKDDLLSEYYARAALREQDAPGPHYRCASYDFTDISSGFFEAASERFKEAGDVMEFKKLNIEEDPSGQGFESNSYDLVIASQVLHATKNINRTLANVRKLLRPGGKLLLVEITRDEIDLQLIFGTLPGWWLGEEAERQSSPSLTIPEWQIAMKSTGFDGIDMELHDCEDEHFYAFSVLLASAAIPDPVIYPQFTIVYKEMPPTKWLNKLITSLEQLTTFKPDVQQLGTFDAEGKTCLFLGEMHEALLHEPSSTEFGSIQSLLIQAAGVLWVSRGSAIHCERPHNSLHTGLLRTLRTEYSSKLLVSLDIDPTTARWPASAIATMLEVVRRRFPLAQDPSHLDNEYAERGGIICVPRVFETDVESSPSTRSIESAETKTELFRQSSRKLRLQVSTPGLLDTLGFVGEPMQTDPLPEESIEVEPMAFGLNFRDVMVAMGQLSTDVMGFECSGVVTQVGSLASQHGFKIGDRVCALMRGHWENRVRLHWTSVVAIPDGMTFDAAASIPMAFTTSYYALYETARLQLGETVLIHAAAGGVGQAAITLAQRVGAEVFVTAGSPEKREYLSREFGIPEDHIFSSRDGEFAARLMEMTAGKGVDVVLNSLAGEFLQRTFNCVAPFGRFVEIGKRDLEQNKQLEMHAFTRHVSFSSVDLIALGELKGAVVSRIMNDIMRLIKDEGLRLIQPTTTYPISRIKEAFRMLQAGRHIGKVIVIPGPDDRVNLLPSEWSLHLHSESTHLVIGGMGGVGRSICEWLVQRGARNLIIMSRNADQQAQGNAYVNSLRASGCTVVVASCDISDKSDLKRTLDGCLQSMPPLRGVIHSGMVLQDTVYEKMSVEDYARAIRPKVQGSWNLHEVLSDVDLEYFIMLSSLNGITGNVSQANYAAGNTFQDAIARHRSARGLPAVAIDLGMVRGVGYVAETDGVANRLERMGFRAVDEEEVLHLIQDAILHPIRHATDSQILTGFNSHPGAGNTNVFWAKDPILGGVLRATGIKSKTRSNRVHDAMDLREQLANVPLPDDRLVVLQTAIVRKLAAMFFVDDETIQVGESLARYGVDSLVAVELRNWLVVQLAIEVSIFDIMQSASVKQLASSLAAKWAAAAA, encoded by the exons ATGCAGCCCTTTGCGGACGAATATTCGGCGGCACTGCAACAGATCCTCCGCGACGGCAAGTTGGATGATAACATTATCTATACATCGCCAGTCTCTGGCATTCGCACTTTCGAGGATGAAGTCAGTTGTGCGGAGCACTGGGTGCAAAATATGCTCCAGCctgttctcttcctcgattCTCTGACCAATTTATGTCTGTCCAGTGACTTGGACCAACAAGTCGACGCAATTCTTGAGGTCGGGCCACACAGTGCTCTCGCAGGCCCCATTCGGCAGACAATGGGTCTCCCTGCGTTCGAAGGAAAGCGCATTTCGTATCTCTCATGTTTGTCGCGGGGCAAAAACGCGGTCGAGACAATGCAATCCCTTGCCGCTACTTTGCACAGACAAGGCACTCGTGTGGATCTGAGTGCTGTGAACTTCCCCATCAATCGAGACGGCCTCAGAGTCCTCTATGACCTCCCTTCTTACCCATGGAATCATGAGCACGGATATTGGGCGGAGCCACGTTTGAACAAGGAGCACCGTTTGCGCAAACAGAAGCACCACGATCTACTGGGCAGTCCTCTCATTGGAGGCAATGCACTGTCTCCGACATGGCGTCATATCATTCGCGTATCTGATACTCCGTGGCTTCGTGCCCACAAGGTCCAGAACAACATCATTTACCCAGGCGCTGGGTACATATGTATGGCCATTGAAGCAGTCAGCCAGTTATCGCGAGGTCAAGGCCACACCATCTCGAGCCTCAGTCTGAAAGACGTGGAGATCCTCAAAGCACTGATCGTCCCCGACACTGGGGCGGGTGTAGAGGTTCATCTAACATTGCACGAGGGCTCGGAGAAGGCGTTAACCGGCCAACCCTGGCAAGAATTCCACGTTTACTCTTGCGACGACACTGGAAAATGGAGCGAGCACTGCAAGGGATTCATCGCGCGTAATCAAGGCAACGATGCCTACAAGAAAAATGCGAACAGTGACGACGAGGTCTACCTTCGGCGACTGAATCCGCAGGAGCTTTATCGTACACTTCAAGCCAAAGGCATTTATCACGGCGACGTCTTCCAGAATCTTGTTTCAATCCAATCTAACCGAGGTCGGTCCCTGTGCACTTTGCGAGTTGCCGATACGGCATCCTCAATGCCGCATGGTGTTGAGCAGCCTCACGTTCTACACCCAACGACGTTGGATTCCATTTTCCAGGCCGTATACTGCTCTCTGCCAACCAGTGCGCTTAGGAGCAACGCAGCCATGGTGCCCCGAGCATTCAAGCGCATGGATTTGAGGACGGTGATGTCCAGCACACCTGGTCATGTTTTCCAATCTCAATGCATGCTGCATCGGGCCAGTCCCCAGGGAATGGAATCCTCTGTGGTGGTTTCTGACACCACTAGCGAAGATCCCGTCCTCACGGTGGACGGCCTATACTACCAGTCACTTGGGGCTGCGCCACAGGCTGATGGTGAGAAGAACGATATACAACACAATTACACGTTGCAATGGGCACCGGATATCTCCTTCCCCATCCCTAGCACTGTGAAGGCAGCGCTTCAATTCGCTGCCAAtctggatgagattgatatCATTCATGACATCCGAGAAGCGTGTTTCTACTTTATACGGCGTGCATTGGCCACTCTCACCGAAGATAGGGTCCTGAAACTGAATTGGCACCAGCAACGGCTCCGCGCATGGATGAAGGTGCAAATCAAATTGGCCCAGTTGAATGAACTGGGGCCCGCAAGCTCTGAATGGTTCATCCAACCGCTAGCCCATCAGCAAAATCTCATTAATCGAGTTCGAGTCGCCAGTGTCGACGGCGAGATGGTCTGTCGGATTGGGGAGAATCTTCCTTTAATTCTAAGCAACGAGGTAGCCCCTTTgcagctgatgctgaaggatgATCTCCTTTCCGAGTACTATGCGCGGGCA GCACTCAGAGAGCAAGATGCACCTGGCCCGCACTATCGTTGTGCCAGCTACGACTTCACCGACATTTCGTCAGGTTTCTTCGAAGCTGCCAGTGAGAGATTCAAAGAAGCAGGTGATGTGATGGAATTCAAAAAGCTGAATATTGAAGAAGACCCGTCGGGGCAGGGATTCGAGAGCAACAGCTATGATCTTGTGATTGCCAGTCAGGTCTTGCATGCAACTAAAAATATCAATCGCACACTGGCAAATGTCAGAAAGCTGCTGCGTCCGGGAGGAAAGCTCCTCCTGGTGGAAATCACTCGGGATGAGATCGACCTGCAGCTGATATTTGGAACTTTACCTGGATGGTGGCTAG GAGAGGAGGCCGAGCGTCAGTCCAGCCCTTCACTTACCATCCCTGAATGGCAGATAGCAATGAAGAGTACGGGCTTTGATGGTATCGATATGGAACTACATGACTGTGAGGATGAACACTTTTATGCTTTCAGTGTCCTGCTGGCAAGTGCTGCCATTCCAGATCCAGTCATTTATCCACAATTCACGATTGTGTACAAAGAGATGCCACCCACTAAGTGGCTGAATAAACTGATCACATCCCTCGAACAATTGACGACATTCAAGCCGGATGTACAACAGCTCGGCACCTTTGATGCTGAAGGCAAAACCTGCTTGTTCCTGGGAGAGATGCATGAGGCTTTGCTCCACGAGCCGAGCTCAACGGAGTTTGGCTCGATACAAtctctcctcatccaggctgccgGTGTTCTTTGGGTTTCACGCGGCAGTGCGATTCACTGCGAACGACCGCATAACAGTTTGCATACTGGACTACTTCGCACCCTTCGAACCGAATACAGCAGCAAGTTATTGGTCTCACTGGATATTGACCCCACTACTGCGAGATGGCCGGCTAGCGCTATTGCGACCATGCTTGAAGTTGTCCGAAGGCGCTTTCCCCTGGCACAAGACCCAAGCCATCTGGACAATGAATACGCCGAGCGTGGTGGGATCATATGTGTCCCCCGTGTCTTTGAGACTGACGTTGAGAGCTCGCCATCTACCCGTAGCATTGAGAGCGCCGAGACGAAGACAGAGTTGTTCCGTCAATCCAGTCGAAAGCTGCGTCTCCAGGTGAGCACCCCTGGGCTTTTGGATACCCTCGGCTTTGTGGGTGAGCCCATGCAAACCGATCCGTTACCAGAGGAGTCAATTGAAGTTGAGCCCATGGCGTTTGGGCTGAACTTTCGGGACGTCATGGTCGCGATGGGCCAGTTGAGCACGGATGTAATGGGCTTCGAATGCAGCGGTGTCGTGACCCAGGTGGGCTCACTGGCATCCCAGCACGGATTCAAGATTGGAGACCGCGTATGTGCTCTCATGCGAGGACACTGGGAGAATCGTGTACGCCTGCATTGGACTAGTGTCGTTGCCATTCCGGACGGCATGACTTTTGACGCGGCCGCTTCCATTCCCATGGCATTCACGACCTCATACTACGCCCTGTACGAGACTGCACGTCTTCAGCTTGGGGAAACCGTGCTTATccatgctgctgcaggaggtGTCGGCCAAGCAGCAATCACCCTGGCGCAGAGGGTGGGGGCCGAGGTGTTTGTGACGGCTGGATCACCAGAGAAGCGGGAGTATCTCAGCCGCGAGTTTGGCATCCCCGAAGATCATATTTTCTCGAGCCGCGATGGCGAATTTGCCGCTCGACTCATGGAGATGACCGCCGGAAAGGGGGTCGATGTTGTGCTCAACTCTTTGGCCGGGGAGTTCCTCCAACGTACCTTCAACTGTGTTGCACCTTTTGGGCGATTCGTTGAGATTGGTAAACGCGACCTGGAGCAGAATAAGCAGTTGGAGATGCACGCCTTTACCCGCCATGTTTCCTTCTCTAGTGTTGATCTGATTGCTCTCGGAGAACTCAAGGGAGCGGTGGTGTCTCGCATCATGAACGACATCATGCGACTgatcaaggatgaaggaCTTCGGCTCATCCAACCGACTACCACCTACCCTATCTCGAGAATCAAGGAGGCCTTCCGGATGCTGCAGGCGGGCAGGCATATTGGAAAAGTGATTGTGATTCCCGGTCCGGATGATCGAGTGAAC CTTCTTCCGTCTGAATGGTCTCTTCACCTGCACTCTGAATCCACGCATCTGGTAATTGGAGGCATGGGTGGAGTTGGCCGATCTATCTGCGAATGGCTGGTCCAGCGAGGCGCTCGAAACTTGATTATCATGTCTCGGAATGCCGACCAGCAAGCACAGGGCAACGCCTATGTGAACTCACTGCGGGCATCAGGATGCACGGTGGTCGTTGCTAGCTGCGATATCTCCGACAAGTCTGATCTCAAGCGGACTCTAGACGGTTGCTTGCAGTCGATGCCACCTCTTCGGGGAGTCATCCATAGCGGAATGGTACTTCAG GATACCGTCTATGAGAAGATGTCGGTGGAAGACTATGCCAGGGCCATCCGGCCGAAAGTACAAGGTAGCTGGAACCTGCATGAGGTGTTGTCCGACGTGGATCTGGAATATTTCATCATGCTATCCTCACTGAATGGAATAACCGGCAACGTGAGCCAAGCGAACTATGCCGCGGGTAATACCTTCCAGGATGCGATTGCCCGTCATCGCAGCGCACGAGGACTGCCAGCGGTTGCCATTGACTTGGGAATGGTCCGCGGGGTGGGATATGTCGCTGAAACGGACGGAGTGGCCAACCGACTTGAGCGCATGGGCTTCCGCGcggtggatgaagaagaggtcCTGCACCTCATCCAGGACGCGATTTTGCACCCAATCCGCCATGCCACTGACTCGCAGATCCTTACCGGGTTTAATTCCCATCCCGGGGCCGGTAACACGAATGTATTCTGGGCCAAGGACCCGATACTGGGCGGCGTCCTACGCGCAACGGGCATCAAGTCGAAAACACGATCAAACCGGGTTCATGATGCGATGGACCTCCGCGAACAGCTGGCGAATGTGCCACTCCCAGACGATCGATTGGTTGTGCTTCAGACTGCCATTGTGCGTAAGCTAGCCGCGATGTTcttcgtcgacgacgaaACCATTCAAGTGGGCGAATCTCTCGCTAGATATGGAGTTGATTCGCTGGTGGCAGTGGAGTTGCGTAACTGGCTTGTCGTCCAGCTGGCAATAGAGGTGTCCATTTTCGACATCATGCAAAGCGCGTCTGTGAAGCAGTTGGCTAGCAGTCTTGCGGCCAAatgggctgctgctgccgcctAA